One segment of Rosa chinensis cultivar Old Blush chromosome 6, RchiOBHm-V2, whole genome shotgun sequence DNA contains the following:
- the LOC112172053 gene encoding mechanosensitive ion channel protein 6 yields the protein MDFSLKKSFKSLGSGKHISASEADHGSHEKLPILLDHHNEQHAMSAVDSSDRREVIVKIDQGGASSTTTTEADPAKRGAGIWRESSIDFWKDDGSNAGAGGGFEFAQKKKTAVKTEEEEEEDPPSKLIGRFLHKQRASGDSSLDMDLEMAELRQQDLPPLAESPRNSRMSREIKVSFQSFQSPASDVAETESVRRRRKDPDDEERRRSSRLSDGGADVIRCSSNASFKGRSDLLRLKTRSRLMDPPEGWDEGAGRVPKSGMMRSGMLGRGGGDDEEDDPFLDEDLPDEYKRAKFNALTLLQWLSLVLIIGALACTLSIRVLREMNLWKLKLWKWEVLILVSICGRLVSGWMIKIMVFFVERNFILRKRVLYFVYGIRKPVQNCIWLGLVLTGWHFLLIRKVEKETNGRILEYVTKVLLCLLIGGLIWLVKTLVVKVLASSFHVRSYFDRIQDALFNQYVIQTLSGRPWIEIKNAEDEEERLADEVRKLQNAGANMPPDLRASAFPSGTTGKAIGNGGSGRSGRLIAASGGLVGKSGMFSKPLSKKSGEVGITIDHLHRLNPKNVSAWNMKRLMNIVKYGHLTTLDEQILDSTKDEGEGDTKIKSEVEAKAAAKKIFRNVARPGSKHIYLEDLLRFMQEDEALKTMSLFEGASDSKRISKTSLKNWVVNCFRERRALSLTLTDTKTAVNRLRRVVDVLVSIIIIIIWLLVLDIVTRANIVYATSQLVIVAFVFGNSCKTVFEAVIFLFVMHPFDVGDRCEIEGVQMVVEEMNILTTVFLRYDNVKIVYPNSTLATKPINNFYRSPDSGDAVEFCIHIATPADKIAVMKQRMISYIENKKEHWYPAPMFILKEVEELNRMRFAIWLSHRMNFQDMGEKWARRALLLEEIVRILQELDIEYRLRPIDINVRGMPPTATTLPPSNFTATTS from the exons ATGGATTTCTCACTCAAGAAATCCTTCAAATCTCTTGGCTCCGGTAAACACATCTCTGCTTCTGAAGCAGACCACGGCAGCCACGAGAAGCTCCCCATTCTACTGGATCACCACAACGAACAGCACGCAATGAGCGCCGTCGATTCCTCCGACCGCCGCGAGGTCATCGTCAAGATCGACCAGGGCGGCGCTTCCTCCACCACCACTACAGAAGCCGACCCCGCGAAACGCGGCGCCGGGATTTGGAGGGAGTCCAGTATTGATTTCTGGAAGGACGACGGGAGCAATGCCGGCGCCGGCGGGGGTTTTGAGTTTgctcagaagaagaagacggcgGTGAagacggaggaggaggaggaggaggatccGCCGTCGAAGCTGATAGGGCGGTTCCTGCACAAGCAGAGAGCCTCCGGCGACTCGTCGTTGGACATGGATTTGGAGATGGCCGAGCTACGGCAGCAGGATTTGCCGCCGCTGGCGGAGTCTCCGAGGAACTCACGCATGTCGAGGGAGATCAAGGTGTCGTTCCAGTCGTTCCAGTCGCCGGCGTCGGACGTCGCCGAGACCGAGTCTGTTCGGCGGCGGCGCAAGGACCCCGACGACGAGGAACGACGTCGTAGCAGTCGACTGAGTGACGGCGGCGCCGACGTCATTAGGTGCTCGTCGAACGCGTCGTTTAAGGGCAGGTCCGATTTGTTGAGGCTGAAGACGAGGTCTAGATTGATGGACCCGCCCGAGGGGTGGGACGAGGGCGCGGGTCGGGTCCCGAAATCGGGTATGATGAGGTCTGGGATGTTGGGCCGGGGCGGAGGTGACGATGAGGAGGACGACCCGTTTTTGGATGAGGATTTGCCTGATGAGTACAAGAGGGCGAAATTCAATGCGCTGACTCTGCTCCAGTGGCTGAGTTTGGTTTTGATTATTGGGGCATTGGCTTGCACTCTTTCTATAAGAGTTTTGCGGGAGATGAATCTGTGGAAATTGAAGCTGTGGAAATGGGAGGTGCTAATTTTGGTTTCGATTTGTGGGAGGCTGGTTTCGGGTTGGATGATAAAAATTATGGTGTTCTTTGTGGAGAGGAACTTCATTTTGAGGAAGAGGGTGTTGTATTTTGTTTATGGGATCAGGAAGCCTGTTCAGAACTGTATTTGGCTTGGCCTTGTTTTGACGGGTTGGCATTTCTTGCTGATCAGGAAGGTTGAGAAGGAAACCAATGGTAGAATCCTTGAGTATGTGACTAAAGTGTTGCTTTGTCTCTTGATTGGGGGTTTGATTTGGTTGGTGAAGACCCTGGTTGTAAAAGTGCTTGCTTCATCTTTCCATGTTAGATCGTATTTTGATCGGATTCAGGATGCGCTTTTTAATCAGTATGTGATCCAAACACTGTCGGGGCGGCCTTGGATTGAGATAAAAAATGCAGAGGATGAAGAGGAGAGACTTGCTGATGAGGTTAGGAAGCTACAGAATGCTGGGGCTAATATGCCTCCTGACCTCAGGGCAAGTGCATTTCCTTCTGGGACAACTGGGAAGGCCATTGGGAATGGCGGCTCTGGTAGAAGTGGGCGGTTGATTGCTGCAAGTGGAGGGCTTGTGGGGAAGAGTGGCATGTTTTCAAAGCCACTTTCCAAGAAGTCAGGGGAGGTTGGGATCACAATTGATCACTTGCATAGGCTCAATCCAAAGAATGTGTCTGCTTGGAATATGAAGAGGCTAATGAATATAGTAAAATATGGGCATCTTACCACACTGGATGAGCAGATTCTGGATTCAACCAAGGATGAGGGTGAGGGTGATACTAAGATCAAAAGTGAAGTTGAGGCTAAGGCTGCCGCGAAAAAGATATTTCGCAATGTGGCTAGGCCTGGCTCCAA GCACATCTACCTGGAGGATTTGTTGCGTTTCATGCAAGAAGACGAGGCTTTAAAGACCATGAGTCTCTTTGAAGGGGCCTCTGACAGCAAGAGAATCAGCAAAACTTCCTTGAAAAATTGGGTG GTCAATTGCTTTAGAGAACGGAGAGCACTTTCTTTGACTCTAACTGACACCAAAACAGCGGTGAACAGACTTCGACGCGTGGTGGACGTATTAGTTAGcattattattataattatatGGCTGCTTGTGCTGGATATTGTCACCAGAGCCAATATTGTTTATGCAACTTCTCAGCTTGTTATTGTGGCCTTTGTTTTTGGTAACTCATGCAAGACAGTCTTTGAAGCAGTCATATTTCTCTTCGTGATGCACCCCTTTGACGTGGGAGATCGATGTGAAATTGAAGGAGTTCAG ATGGTTGTAGAGGAGATGAATATCTTAACTACAGTTTTTCTAAGGTATGACAACGTAAAAATCGTGTACCCAAACAGTACCCTTGCAACTAAGCCCATCAATAACTTCTATCGTAGTCCGGACTCAGGAGATGCTGTTGAGTTCTGTATCCATATAGCCACTCCAGCAGATAAGATTGCTGTTATGAAGCAAAGAATGATAAG TTACATTGAAAATAAGAAGGAGCACTGGTATCCTGCACCAATGTTCATATTAAAGGAAGTGGAAGAATTAAATAGGATGAGGTTTGCCATATGGCTGTCACATAGAATGAACTTCCAAGACATGGGAGAAAAGTGGGCAAGGAGAGCCCTTTTACTTGAAGAGATAGTACGGATCCTCCAGGAGCTTGACATTGAGTATCGTTTGCGGCCCATTGACATAAATGTCCGTGGCATGCCTCCCACGGCCACCACTCTGCCTCCCTCTAATTTCACAGCAACCACAAGCTGA
- the LOC112172344 gene encoding serine/threonine-protein kinase STY46: MVMDDNESCGSRAVHDTSSPAQSHSRQQRQKLQVYNEVLRRLKDSQNDEAILPGFDDELWAHFNRLPTRYALDVNVERAEDVLMHKRLLHLAHDPAQRPAIEIRLVQVHPTSNGNSADSVNSDSLGKDAAQSSKLSSRQSIHPPPAFGSSPNLEALALESNKSHDQDDEYSVHANTQLSRPMHEITFSTDDKPKLLSQLTSLLAELGLNIQEAHAFSTLDGYSLDVFVVDGWPYEETEQLKTALEKEVLKIEGPWPIHRSSSSGSEHDQVVIKSEPNQLIIPNDGTDVWEIDPRQLKFGNKVASGSCGDLYKGTYCSQEVAIKVLKPECVNSDMQKDFAQEVFIMRKVRHKNVVQFIGACTKLPSLCIVTEYMSGGSVYDYLHKQKGVFKLPSLLKVAIDVAKGMTYLHQNNIIHRDLKAANLLMDENEVVKVADFGVARVKSQSGVMTAETGTYRWMAPEVIEHKPYDHKADVFSFALVLWELLTGKLPYEYLTPLQAAVGVVQKGLRPTIPKQTHPKLTELLEKCWQQDPALRPDFSEIIEMLQPLAKEIGDEGEERRKSSGGFLSVLRRGHH; encoded by the exons ATGGTGATGGACGACAACGAGAGCTGCGGGAGTAGAGCAGTGCACGACACGTCGTCTCCGGCTCAGTCCCACTCCCGGCAGCAGCGCCAGAAGCTTCAGGTCTACAATGAGGTTCTTCgccgcctcaaggactctcaaaaCGACGAGGCTATTCTCCCTGGCTTCGACGATGAGCTTTGGGCTCACTTCAATCGCCTTCCCACTCG GTATGCGTTGGATGTGAATGTGGAGAGGGCAGAAGATGTTCTTATGCATAAAAGGTTGCTGCATTTGGCTCATGATCCTGCTCAAAGACCAGCCATCGAAATCCGGCTCGTACAG GTTCATCCAACTTCAAATGGGAATTCAGCTGATTCTGTCAATTCAGATTCTCTGGGTAAAGATGCTGCCCAAAGTTCAAAGTTATCTAGCAGACAAAG TATACATCCACCTCCGGCATTTGGCTCATCGCCCAACCTTGAAGCCCTTGCACTTGAATCAAATAAATCTCATGATCAAGATGATGAATATTCTGTACATGCCAACACACAGTTGAGTCG GCCCATGCATGAAATCACTTTCTCAACAGATGACAAGCCAAAACTTCTCAGTCAG TTGACTTCCTTGCTTGCAGAGCTTGGGCTGAATATCCAAGAAGCACATGCATTTTCCACGCTGGATGGTTACTCCTTGGATGTCTTTGTTGTTGACGGCTGGCCTTACGAG GAAACGGAGCAGCTCAAGACTGCTTTGGAAAAGGAAGTTTTGAAGATTGAG GGACCATGGCCAATACATCGATCATCATCTTCTGGTAGTGAACATGATCAAGTAGTGATCAAATCTGAACCTAATCAACTGATTATACCCAATGATGGGACTGATGTATGGGAAATtgatcctagacagttgaaattTGGAAACAAAGTTGCATCTGGGTCCTGTGGTGATCT ATACAAAGGTACTTACTGTAGTCAAGAAGTGGCGATTAAAGTCCTCAAACCTGAATGCGTAAATTCAGACATGCAAAAAGATTTTGCCCAGGAAGTCTTTATTATGAG GAAAGTTCGACATAAGAATGTTGTACAATTCATTGGTGCATGTACCAAGCTCCCAAGCCTGTGTATTGTAACAG AATATATGTCTGGTGGAAGTGTGTATGACTACTTACATAAACAAAAGGGTGTTTTTAAGCTCCCATCCTTGCTCAAGGTAGCAATTGATGTTGCCAAGGGAATGACCTACTTGCACCAGAATAACATAATCCACAGGGATTTAAAAGCTGCCAATCTCTTGATGGATGAAAATGAA GTTGTCAAGGTTGCTGATTTTGGGGTTGCCAGGGTCAAGTCTCAATCAGGAGTAATGACAGCAGAAACTGGGACATATAGGTGGATGGCTCCAGAG GTAATAGAACACAAGCCATATGATCACAAAGCTGATGTATTTAGCTTTGCACTTGTGTTATGGGAGTTGCTGACTGGAAAG CTTCCATATGAATACTTGACCCCACTACAAGCTGCTGTTGGAGTGGTCCAAAAG GGCTTACGGCCAACCATTCCAAAGCAAACTCATCCAAAGCTTACTGAGTTACTTGAGAAATGCTGGCAACAAGATCCAGCATTAAGACCCGACTTCTCAGAAATCATAGAGATGCTGCAGCCATTAGCCAAGGAG ATTGGTGATGAAGGAGAAGAACGACGCAAGTCATCTGGAGGATTTCTGTCCGTCCTTAGACGAGGTCATCACTAA